In Streptomyces camelliae, the sequence CAAGCGGGGCGGGATCGAGGCCTGCACCTCCATCAAGGAGGTCGCCCCCAGCGCGAAGATCATCATGCTGACGATCAGCGACGAGGAGGCCGACCTCTACGACGCGATCAAGGCGGGCGCGACCGGATACCTCCTCAAGGAGATCTCCACGGACGAGGTGGCGACCGCCATTCGCGCGGTGGCCGACGGGCAGTCGCAGATCAGCCCGTCCATGGCGTCCAAGCTCCTCACCGAGTTCAAGTCGATGATCCAGCGCACCGACGAACGCCGGCTGGTGCCCGCGCCGAGGCTGACCGACCGGGAGCTGGAGGTCCTCAAGCTCGTCGCCACGGGGATGAACAACCGGGACATCGCCAAGGAACTGTTCATCTCCGAGAACACCGTGAAGAACCACGTCCGCAACATCCTGGAGAAACTCCAGCTGCACTCCAGGATGGAAGCCGTGGTCTATGCGATGCGGGAGAAGATCCTCGAAATCCGGTAGGGCAGGGGGTCAGCCGAGGGCGCGGGCGAGTTCCCTCACCAGGGGTTCGCGCAGTTCGGGTGCGTCCACGCGCTCGACGCGGACGTCCGTGCAGTCCACCCAGCCGGCCGCCTCGATCAGGGCCTGGGCGACCGCCGGGACCGCCTTCGCACCGTCCAGGGTGACCTGCTTGGCCACCAGCGTGCGGCCCTCACGGGCCGGGTCGACCCGTCCGACCAGCAGGCCGCCCGCCAGCACCGGCATGGCGAAATAGCCGTACACACGCTTCGGCTTGGGGACGTATGCCTCCAGGCGGTGGGTGAAGCCGAAGATCCGCTCTGTGCGCGCCCGCTCCCAGATCAGCGAGTCGAACGGCGACAGCAGCGTCGTACGGTGGCGGCCTCGCGGGGGTGCCGCGAGGGCTGCCGGGTCGGCCCAGGCGGGGCGGCCCCAGCCCTCGACCTCGACCGGGACCAGCCCCGAGTCGGCGATCACCGCGTCGACCTGCTCGCCCTTGAGACGGTGGTAGTCGGCGATGTCCGCGCGCGTGCCCACGCCCAGGGACTCACCGGCCAGCCGGACCAGCCGGCGCAGGCACTCGGTGTCGTCCAGCTCGTCGTGCAGCAGCGCGTCCGGGATCGCGCGCTCGGCGAGGTCGTACACCCGCTTCCAGCCGCGGCGCGCCACGCACACCACCTCGCCGTACATCAGCGCGCGCTCCACGGCGACCTTGGTGCCCGACCAGTCCCACCAGTCGCTCGTCCTCTTCGCGCCGCCCAGCTCCGTGGAGGTCAGCGGGCCCTCCGCGCGCAGCTGCTTGATGACCTGCTCGTAGGTGCCCTCGGGCAGCTCGTGGTTCCAGTGCGGGCGGTGCCGGTAGGCGCGGCGGCGGAACGCGAAGTGCGGCCACTCCTCGATCGGCAGGAGGCAGGCCGCGTGCGACCAGTACTCGAAGGCACGCGTGCCGCTCCAATAAGCGGCCTCGACCGTCTTGCGGCCGACCGCGCCGAGGCGGGCGTACGGCACGAGTTCGTGCGAGCGGGCGAGGACCGAGATCGTGTCGAGCTGGACCGCGCCGAGGTGGCGCAGCACCCCGCGGACACCGGCCCGCCGGTCGGGCGCGCCGAGGAAGCCCTGGGCCCGCAGGGCGATACGGCGGGCGTCGTCCGCGGTGAGGATGGTGGTCGGGCGCGGAAGGGTCGTCATGCCCCGGACCCTAGAGGCCGCCACTGACAGTCCGTCCTGAGCTGGGCGTTCGCCCGGCCCAGGTCAGTTTCGGGCGGGCAGGTACGGCGCCGTGGAGGGCAGGCCCAGGTCCGAGGGGAGCAGAGAGCCGACCCAGCAGTCCCGGCGCACCCCCTTGTTGTTGACCGCGGAGCGCAGGGTGCCTTCGATGGTGAAGCCCGCGCGTTCGGCGACCGCGCGGGAGGGGTGGTTGCCGACCTCGGCACGCCATTCGACCCGGTCGACGCCCACCTCGGTGAAGATCCACCGGCAGGCGGTGAGGGTGGCCTCGGTGACGTAGCCGCGCCCGCGGTGTTCCGCCGTCGCCCAGAAGCCGACCTCCGCCACGCCGAGCGAGCGCAAGGTGAGACTGAGCATGCCGGCGAGTTCCCCGTCCGGCAGGAAGACGCCGAAGGTGAACATCGAGCCCTGTGCCCAGCCGTCGGGGACCAGCTGCTCCGTGAAGCCACTCGCGTGTTCGGGCAGGTAAGGGGACGGGACGGTGGTCCAGCGCTGGATGCCCGGGTCCTGGGCGGCCTTGTAGACGGCCTGCGTGTCGTGCGGGCCGACCGTGCGCAGGATCAGACGGTCCGTGGTGAGTGTGACGGGTTCCATCGCCCGATTGTGCTGGGCGTCCCGCGCGCGGGCTATCGTTTTTCGCTATGCGTGAGCGGGCGATCACATTTCGCGCAATTCCTCGTGCCGGTGCGGCACTATCCGCGTGCCCCGTCCGTTGTCCTGGATGAAGCAGCCGTCGGGCCGCCAGGCCTCCCGGCCCAGCCGGGTCCTCGCATACGATGGCCGTTGCTCAGTACGTCAAATGGAAACCGACCGTCCCAGGCCCGACCGGCAAGGAGACAAACCCCCGTGTCCGTCCTCTCGAAGATCATGCGTGCAGGCGAAGGCAAGATCCTGCGCAAGCTGCACCGCATCGCGGACCAGGTCAACTCCATCGAAGAGGACTTCGTCGACCTCTCCGACGCCGAGCTGCGGGCCCTCACCGAGGAGTACAAGCAGCGGTACGCCGACGGTGAGAGCCTGGATGACCTGCTCCCCGAGGCGTTCGCCACCGTCCGCGAGGCCGCCAAGCGCGTCCTCGGCCAGCGGCACTACGACGTGCAGCTGATGGGCGGCGCCGCCCTCCACCTGGGCTACGTGGCCGAGATGAAGACCGGTGAGGGCAAGACCCTCGTCGGCACGCTACCCGCGTATCTGAACGCTCTGTCCGGCGACGGCGTCCACCTCATCACGGTGAACGACTACCTGGCCGAGCGCGACTCCGAGATGATGGGCCGCGTCCACAAGTTCCTGGGCCTGAGCGTCGGCTGCATCCTCGCCAACATGACGCCGGCCCAGCGCCGCGAGCAGTACGCGTGCGACATCACCTACGGCACGAACAACGAGTTCGGCTTCGACTACCTGCGCGACAACATGGCGTGGTCGAAGGACGAGCTGGTGCAGCGTGGCCACAACTTCGCCATCGTCGACGAGGTCGACTCCATCCTCGTCGACGAGGCCCGTACGCCGCTGATCATCTCCGGCCCGGCCGACCAGGCCACGAAGTGGTACGGCGACTTCGCCAAGCTGGTCCTGCGCCTGAAGAAGGGCGAGGCCGGCAACCCGCTCAAGGGCATGGAGGAGACCGGCGACTACGACGTCGACGAGAAGAAGCGCACGGTCGCCATCCACGAGGCCGGCGTCAGCAAGGTCGAGGACTGGCTGGGCATCGACAACCTCTACGAGTCGGTGAACACCCCGCTGGTCGGCTACCTGAACAACGCCATCAAGGCCAAGGAGCTGTTCAAGCGCGACAAGGACTACGTCGTCATCGACGGCGAGGTCATGATCGTCGACGAGCACACGGGCCGTATCCTCGCCGGCCGCCGCTACAACGAGGGCATGCACCAGGCGATCGAGGCGAAGGAAGGGGTGGACATCAAGGACGAGAACCAGACGCTCGCCACGATCACCCTGCAGAACTTCTTCCGCCTCTACGCCAAGCTCTCCGGCATGACCGGTACGGCGATGACCGAGGCCGCCGAGTTCCACCAGATCTACAAGCTCGGCGTGGTCCCGATCCCGACCAACAAGCCGATGATCCGCAAGGACCAGTCGGACCTGATCTACCGCACCGAGGTCGCCAAGTTCGAGGCGGTCGTCGACGACATCGCGGAGAAGCACGAGAAGGGCCAGCCGATCCTCGTCGGCACGACCTCCGTCGAGAAGTCGGAGTACCTCTCGCAGCAGCTCTCCAAGCGCGGCATCCAGCACGAGGTGCTCAACGCCAAGCACCACGAGCGCGAGGCGTCGATCGTCGCGCAGGCCGGCCGCAAGGGCGCGGTGACCGTGGCCACCAACATGGCCGGCCGTGGTACGGACATCAAGCTCGGCGGCAACCCCGAGGACCTCGCCGAGGCGGAGCTGCGTCAGCGCGGCCTCGACCCCGAGGAGCACATCGAGGAGTGGGCGCAGGCACTGCCCGCCGCCCTGGAGAAGGCCGAGCAGGCGGTCAAGGCCGAGAAGGACGAGGTCGAGGAGCTCGGCGGGCTGTACGTGCTGGGCACCGAACGGCACGAGTCGCGCCGTATCGACAACCAGCTGCGCGGTCGTTCCGGCCGCCAGGGCGACCCCGGCGAGTCCCGCTTCTACCTCTCCCTGGGCGACGACCTGATGCGTCTGTTCAAGGCCCAGATGGTCGAGCGCGTGATGGCCATGGCCAACGTGCCGGACGACGTGCCGATCGAGAACAAAATGGTCACGCGCGCGATCGCGTCCGCGCAGTCGCAGGTCGAGCAGCAGAACTTCGAGACCCGTAAGAACGTTCTGAAGTACGACGAGGTGCTCAACCGGCAGCGCGAGGTCATCTACGGCGAGCGCCGCCGGGTGCTGGAGGGCGAGGATCTGCACGAGCAGGTCCAGCACTTCATGGACGACACGATCGACGCGTACGTGAGCGCGGAGACCGCCGAGGGCTTCCCGGAGGACTGGGACCTGGACCGGCTGTGGGGTGCCTTCAAGCAGCTCTACCCGGTGAAGGTCGACATCGATGAGCTGGAGGAGGCCGCCGGTGACCGGGCCGGTCTGACCGCCGAGTTCATCTCCGAGTCCATCAAGGAAGACATCCACGAGCAGTACGCGGCCCGGGAGACGCAGCTCGGCTCCGAGATCATGCGTGAGCTGGAGCGCCGGGTCGTGCTGTCGGTCCTCGACCGCAAGTGGCGTGAGCACCTCTACGAGATGGACTACCTCCAGGAGGGCATCGGCCTGCGCGCGATGGCGCAGAAGGACCCGCTGGTCGAGTACCAGCGCGAGGGCTTCGACATGTTCACCGCGATGATGGAGGGCATCAAGGAGGAGTCCGTCGGCTATCTGTTCAACCTGGAGGTCCAGGTCGAGCAGCAGGTCGAGGAGGTCCCGGTCGAGGCTGAGCCGGCCGCCGAGGGTGTCCAGGAGACGGTGCCGGCACAGGCCGGGGCCCGTCCCGAGATCCGGGCGAAGGGGCTGGACGTTCCGCAGCGGCGGGATCTGCACTTCTCCGCGCCGACGGTGGACGGCGAGGGCGGCATCGTCGAGCGTGACCTGGAGGACGAGGAGCCGGTGCGTTCGGAGGCGGACGGGCTGACGCGGGCCGAGCGGCGGCGGCAGGCCAAGGGCGGGCGGCGCCGGAAGAAGTGACGGGCGTTCGGCTGCCGAGCTGAGCCGAGTGGGGCCGGGTTCCTTCGGGAGCCCGGCCCCCTTGCGTCATGCCGTCGGTCGGGAGCGGGCCGCGGCCTCTACCGCTGTGCAGCGCCAGCGGAGGTCCTGGCCCAGTTCCAGGCGGAAGGCCAGCGCGCGGAGCTGGTCGCCGGCGGCGATGCGGGCGAAGACCTCAAGGGCGCCGTCGCAGGGGACGTAGTAGCCGATGTCGTGGATGACCGGACGGGAGCCGCGGGTGCGCAGGGGGCTGCGTTCGGCGAGGCGGGTCAGGTCGTCGTAGGCGCGGCCGGCGGTGTGGCGGAGCATCCAGTGCACGGGGCGCTGACCGCTCAGGACGGCCACCAGACGGTCCGTGAAGAGATCCGTGGGCCGTAGCTGGGGCTGAGCGGCCGCAGCGGCTGTGCGGGGCCTCTCGGGCGTCCTGAGGGCGGCCGGGGTCATGGCCCGGCTGCTCCTCGTCGGCGGCTTGCGGGGCGGGGCGCCGGCCGGGCGGCGGGTGTCGTGGCGGGTCGGCGGGCGGTGGCGCGGGCGGGACTGGGCGGTACGGCTCATGACCTTGTTCATGGAGTCCCCGTTCGGCGGGCCCGGTTGATACCGGGCGGTAACTCGCTGGTGGGGATCTTGTACGGGGGTGGGGAGCCGGGTGGCAAGGGTGGCGGTACCGGCCGAGGAGGGGCGGAAAAGTTCGCTTATCCGAGGGACCCGGGGCACCCGGCAGCCCGGTATGCCGGGGGTGCCTCGGGTGAATTCGCGGCCTGGTGCTGACGGCTTCCGGGGTGCGGGCAGGGACTCGAAAGGGGACCCGCGCACGTATCCTGAAGGCCTTCGAGCCTTGCCCTTGATCAGGAAAGAGCGGCCAGCATGCGCGTCTACGTCCCCCTGACCCTCCCCGCGCTCGCCGAGGCGCACAAGACGGGTGAGCTGGGGAGCGGCCCCTTCGTCGCGTACGCCGTCACGCCCGCGTTGCGCGAGTGGTACCTCTCCGAGGACATCGAGGAGCTGGAGTACGCCGCGCTCAGCCGGGCCGCGCTGGCTTCGCTGCGACGGCTGGCGGCCGATCCGGGTGCGGTACGGCGCCGGGTCGTGGTCGCCGTGGACGTGCCCGACGGTGCGGCGAGCGTCGATCCGGACCGTGGGCTGGACCCGTCCGCGCTGGGCGAGGTGACCGTGACGTCGAGCGTGCCGCTCGCGAAGGCGGCCGCGGTGCATGTCGACGCCGATGACGCGGAGCAGGACGTGGCCGCGGCGGCGGAGGCGCTGGAGGCGGCCGACGGCGGGGACGACGACGCGCAGTTCGTCGTGGACGGGG encodes:
- a CDS encoding response regulator, producing the protein MADTFGPMRDEDADDGVIGEGPDAGSSRAEPIRVLVVDDHALFRRGLEIVLAAEEDIQVIGEAGDGAEAVEKAADLLPDIVLMDVRMPKRGGIEACTSIKEVAPSAKIIMLTISDEEADLYDAIKAGATGYLLKEISTDEVATAIRAVADGQSQISPSMASKLLTEFKSMIQRTDERRLVPAPRLTDRELEVLKLVATGMNNRDIAKELFISENTVKNHVRNILEKLQLHSRMEAVVYAMREKILEIR
- a CDS encoding winged helix-turn-helix domain-containing protein; this encodes MTTLPRPTTILTADDARRIALRAQGFLGAPDRRAGVRGVLRHLGAVQLDTISVLARSHELVPYARLGAVGRKTVEAAYWSGTRAFEYWSHAACLLPIEEWPHFAFRRRAYRHRPHWNHELPEGTYEQVIKQLRAEGPLTSTELGGAKRTSDWWDWSGTKVAVERALMYGEVVCVARRGWKRVYDLAERAIPDALLHDELDDTECLRRLVRLAGESLGVGTRADIADYHRLKGEQVDAVIADSGLVPVEVEGWGRPAWADPAALAAPPRGRHRTTLLSPFDSLIWERARTERIFGFTHRLEAYVPKPKRVYGYFAMPVLAGGLLVGRVDPAREGRTLVAKQVTLDGAKAVPAVAQALIEAAGWVDCTDVRVERVDAPELREPLVRELARALG
- a CDS encoding GNAT family N-acetyltransferase — protein: MEPVTLTTDRLILRTVGPHDTQAVYKAAQDPGIQRWTTVPSPYLPEHASGFTEQLVPDGWAQGSMFTFGVFLPDGELAGMLSLTLRSLGVAEVGFWATAEHRGRGYVTEATLTACRWIFTEVGVDRVEWRAEVGNHPSRAVAERAGFTIEGTLRSAVNNKGVRRDCWVGSLLPSDLGLPSTAPYLPARN
- the secA gene encoding preprotein translocase subunit SecA translates to MSVLSKIMRAGEGKILRKLHRIADQVNSIEEDFVDLSDAELRALTEEYKQRYADGESLDDLLPEAFATVREAAKRVLGQRHYDVQLMGGAALHLGYVAEMKTGEGKTLVGTLPAYLNALSGDGVHLITVNDYLAERDSEMMGRVHKFLGLSVGCILANMTPAQRREQYACDITYGTNNEFGFDYLRDNMAWSKDELVQRGHNFAIVDEVDSILVDEARTPLIISGPADQATKWYGDFAKLVLRLKKGEAGNPLKGMEETGDYDVDEKKRTVAIHEAGVSKVEDWLGIDNLYESVNTPLVGYLNNAIKAKELFKRDKDYVVIDGEVMIVDEHTGRILAGRRYNEGMHQAIEAKEGVDIKDENQTLATITLQNFFRLYAKLSGMTGTAMTEAAEFHQIYKLGVVPIPTNKPMIRKDQSDLIYRTEVAKFEAVVDDIAEKHEKGQPILVGTTSVEKSEYLSQQLSKRGIQHEVLNAKHHEREASIVAQAGRKGAVTVATNMAGRGTDIKLGGNPEDLAEAELRQRGLDPEEHIEEWAQALPAALEKAEQAVKAEKDEVEELGGLYVLGTERHESRRIDNQLRGRSGRQGDPGESRFYLSLGDDLMRLFKAQMVERVMAMANVPDDVPIENKMVTRAIASAQSQVEQQNFETRKNVLKYDEVLNRQREVIYGERRRVLEGEDLHEQVQHFMDDTIDAYVSAETAEGFPEDWDLDRLWGAFKQLYPVKVDIDELEEAAGDRAGLTAEFISESIKEDIHEQYAARETQLGSEIMRELERRVVLSVLDRKWREHLYEMDYLQEGIGLRAMAQKDPLVEYQREGFDMFTAMMEGIKEESVGYLFNLEVQVEQQVEEVPVEAEPAAEGVQETVPAQAGARPEIRAKGLDVPQRRDLHFSAPTVDGEGGIVERDLEDEEPVRSEADGLTRAERRRQAKGGRRRKK
- a CDS encoding Rv3235 family protein, which gives rise to MNKVMSRTAQSRPRHRPPTRHDTRRPAGAPPRKPPTRSSRAMTPAALRTPERPRTAAAAAQPQLRPTDLFTDRLVAVLSGQRPVHWMLRHTAGRAYDDLTRLAERSPLRTRGSRPVIHDIGYYVPCDGALEVFARIAAGDQLRALAFRLELGQDLRWRCTAVEAAARSRPTA
- a CDS encoding DUF6912 family protein yields the protein MRVYVPLTLPALAEAHKTGELGSGPFVAYAVTPALREWYLSEDIEELEYAALSRAALASLRRLAADPGAVRRRVVVAVDVPDGAASVDPDRGLDPSALGEVTVTSSVPLAKAAAVHVDADDAEQDVAAAAEALEAADGGDDDAQFVVDGADDHELLWYATQEIPNLVGSGA